The Impatiens glandulifera chromosome 8, dImpGla2.1, whole genome shotgun sequence genome includes a window with the following:
- the LOC124913113 gene encoding uncharacterized protein LOC124913113, with protein MFSADVANINVNLSSVPVLNGSNFKDWKENIQIIHGFMDMNLAIRTEQPTTPMVIISTEEKDKFERWERSIRMSLMIIKRAILEVFRGVVSEDTTNSKDYLAEIEKRFIKSDKAETSTILKSLISMKYKGNGNIREYIIQIFNLTSKLKALKLYLHEDLLVHFILISFPIQFNHFKVSFNCQKETWNLNELISHCVQEEERLKQERTKCAHLESTSRDKGKKRKNVDAAQGPNAKKNVNNDCFFCNKAAHLKKDCTKYRA; from the coding sequence atgttttcagcTGATGTTGCAAATATTAATGTCAACTTAAGTTCAGTCCCAGTCCTTAATGGCTCTAACTTTAAGGATTGGAAGGAgaacattcaaataattcacGGTTTCATGGACATGAATCTTGCGATACGAACAGAGCAACCCACTACTCCTATGGTTATTATCTCTACTGAAGAGAAGGATAAATTTGAGAGATGGGAACGCTCTATCCGCATGAGTCTTATGATCATAAAGCGTGCAATTCTGGAGGTGTTCAGGGGTGTTGTGTCTGAAGACACCACCAATTCTAAAGATTACCTTGCAGAAATTGAAAAGCGCTTTATTAAAAGCGATAAGGCTGAAACAAGCACTATTCTTAAGAGCTTGATTTCAATGAAGTATAAGGGAAATGGTAATATAAGAGAGTACATCATACAGATATTTAATCTTACATCAAAACTTAAGGCACTAAAGCTTTATTTGCATGAGGATTTACTTGTGCATTTCATTCTGATTTCTTTTCCGATTCAATTCAACCACTTTAAAGTCAGTTTTAACTGTCAGAAAGAAACATGGAACTTAAATGAACTAATTTCTCATTGTGTTCAAGAGGAAGAGAGACTAAAGCAAGAAAGGACAAAATGTGCTCATCTGGAAAGCACCTCTAGGGATAAGGGCAAGAAAAGGAAGAATGTTGATGCTGCTCAAGGTCCAAATGCAAAGAAAAATGTTAACAATGACTGTTTCTTTTGCAATAAGGCTGCACATCTAAAGAAGGATTGTACTAAATATCGTGCATGA